One region of Candidatus Atribacteria bacterium genomic DNA includes:
- a CDS encoding PAS domain S-box protein, giving the protein MILLMFTLPKELIRSTLRIITLPVMIAYPLTTVFVGKILSEANINFQIKERQANILEGTDAGTWEWNVQTGETIFNERWAEFIGYTLKELAPISIKTWMKYTHPDDLKISRQLLERHFSGELPYYKCECRMKNKDGNWIWVLDRGKVISRTKEGKPLWMYGTHQDITDLKQAEERLKKTMDETIDTMSRIIEAKDPYTSGHQHRVCQLAVPLARELSLSPDKIEGIRIASLIHDIGKIGLPTEILSKPTKLTDIEFSLIKEHPKMGYD; this is encoded by the coding sequence ATGATTCTTTTGATGTTTACTTTACCGAAAGAACTCATCAGGAGTACTCTCAGAATTATTACTCTACCTGTGATGATAGCATATCCCCTGACCACCGTATTTGTTGGTAAAATTCTATCGGAGGCCAACATTAACTTCCAAATAAAGGAGCGTCAAGCCAACATATTAGAAGGTACCGATGCAGGCACCTGGGAATGGAATGTACAAACCGGGGAAACAATATTCAATGAACGCTGGGCGGAATTTATTGGTTACACACTAAAAGAACTTGCTCCTATTTCAATAAAAACATGGATGAAGTACACCCACCCGGATGATCTGAAAATTTCCAGACAACTGTTGGAACGCCATTTTTCTGGTGAATTACCATATTATAAATGCGAATGCCGCATGAAGAATAAAGACGGTAATTGGATATGGGTCCTGGATCGAGGCAAGGTCATTTCCCGGACTAAAGAGGGTAAACCTCTCTGGATGTACGGTACGCATCAGGACATCACCGATCTAAAACAAGCAGAAGAAAGACTCAAAAAAACCATGGACGAAACCATCGACACTATGTCCAGGATAATCGAAGCTAAAGACCCCTATACCTCCGGCCACCAGCACCGGGTCTGCCAGTTAGCCGTTCCCCTTGCCCGGGAATTAAGCCTTTCTCCAGATAAGATTGAAGGGATAAGGATAGCCTCTCTAATCCACGATATCGGAAAAATCGGCCTGCCTACTGAAATCTTAAGTAAACCCACCAAGCTTACTGATATAGAGTTCAGTCTAATAAAAGAACATCCTAAAATGGGATATGATAT